In one Bacillus thuringiensis genomic region, the following are encoded:
- a CDS encoding CPBP family intramembrane glutamic endopeptidase, with protein sequence MNIQRHNVEDMSPQEIRLNLYITQLIIIGIGCLLAYILFQDVKEVFNLWKWEPVSILIIGGLLAIGIVLLDYVAMRVFPESWFDDGGINDKMFRGMSVLHLLVITFLIGFAEEFLFRGVVQTHFGIVIASFVFAVLHIRYITKPFLFCFVCFISFVFGYVFEWTGNLFITIFAHFLVDFIMGLQLRK encoded by the coding sequence ATGAACATTCAAAGGCATAATGTTGAAGATATGAGTCCGCAGGAAATAAGGCTGAATCTATATATAACACAGTTAATTATTATCGGTATTGGCTGTTTACTGGCATATATATTATTTCAAGATGTAAAAGAAGTCTTTAATTTATGGAAATGGGAACCAGTATCTATACTTATTATAGGTGGTTTGTTAGCGATTGGTATTGTGTTATTAGATTATGTTGCAATGCGAGTGTTTCCGGAGTCTTGGTTTGATGATGGTGGTATTAACGATAAGATGTTTCGAGGAATGTCCGTTCTGCATTTACTCGTTATTACGTTCTTAATTGGTTTTGCAGAAGAGTTTTTATTTAGAGGTGTAGTGCAGACTCATTTTGGAATTGTAATTGCGAGCTTCGTATTTGCAGTGTTACATATTCGTTATATAACAAAGCCATTTTTGTTTTGTTTCGTCTGTTTCATTAGTTTTGTCTTTGGTTATGTATTTGAATGGACAGGAAATTTGTTTATAACAATCTTTGCACACTTTCTTGTTGATTTTATAATGGGACTCCAATTAAGAAAATAA
- a CDS encoding LysM peptidoglycan-binding domain-containing protein has product MRKRIPDFEEELEVERVEEKESLPPRSEIHRNKEKKQKFKINHIFVRVLTFLFILLPISILWYTDKYIQVKGDSNNAGKSAFEVIFFDSAKSESQKQSEKVITHTVKEGETLESIAKQYFSDGNGIEVIKKYNNLQEDEVSAGQELKIPIKDKSTKQES; this is encoded by the coding sequence ATGAGGAAACGAATTCCTGATTTTGAAGAGGAATTAGAAGTTGAGCGAGTGGAAGAAAAAGAAAGTTTACCGCCGCGTAGTGAAATTCATAGAAATAAAGAGAAAAAACAAAAGTTTAAAATAAATCACATTTTCGTCCGGGTTTTAACATTTCTATTCATTCTGCTGCCAATTAGTATTTTGTGGTACACGGATAAATATATTCAGGTGAAGGGTGATAGTAATAATGCCGGAAAAAGTGCGTTTGAAGTAATCTTCTTTGATTCAGCTAAATCTGAGTCGCAGAAACAGTCTGAAAAAGTAATAACGCATACTGTGAAAGAGGGAGAAACTTTAGAAAGTATAGCGAAGCAATATTTTTCAGATGGAAATGGAATTGAAGTAATTAAAAAGTATAATAACTTGCAAGAAGATGAAGTGAGTGCAGGTCAAGAATTAAAAATTCCGATAAAAGATAAGTCCACAAAGCAAGAAAGCTAG
- a CDS encoding metallophosphoesterase produces the protein MIWIILFSTLIGMGILLLLVMYKEAMRNKVLEHTLVFKEFPKSFQKVNVFFISDIHRRVISNLLIEQVKGKVDIVIIGGDLAEKGVSLSKISANIQKLREIGPVYFVWGNNDYEIEYHELDALLLENNVKVLDNTRVVFESELGEKICLLGIDDVGLHRDRLDLALADCKEDGFRILVSHNPDIIKKMSGNEQISLVLSGHTHGGQIRLFPSKKYLKGGVYNHLNTILFVSNGYGTTLIPLRFRAPAQTHIITLCGGK, from the coding sequence ATGATATGGATTATATTATTCAGTACTCTCATAGGCATGGGGATTTTATTACTTCTTGTGATGTATAAAGAAGCGATGCGTAATAAGGTGTTGGAACATACTTTAGTATTTAAAGAATTTCCGAAAAGTTTTCAAAAAGTAAATGTGTTTTTTATTTCTGATATTCATAGAAGAGTCATTTCGAATTTGTTAATTGAACAAGTAAAAGGAAAAGTAGATATTGTAATTATCGGAGGAGATTTAGCAGAGAAAGGTGTCTCTTTATCAAAAATCTCTGCGAATATTCAAAAGTTAAGAGAGATAGGTCCTGTATATTTTGTGTGGGGAAACAATGATTATGAGATAGAATATCATGAATTAGATGCGTTATTATTAGAAAATAACGTAAAAGTTTTAGATAATACAAGAGTGGTATTTGAGTCTGAATTAGGAGAGAAAATTTGTTTGCTCGGTATAGATGATGTTGGATTGCACCGTGATCGTCTAGATTTGGCATTGGCGGATTGTAAAGAAGATGGTTTTCGTATCCTAGTTAGTCACAACCCTGATATAATAAAAAAAATGTCTGGAAATGAACAGATTTCACTTGTGTTAAGTGGACATACGCATGGAGGACAAATCCGATTATTCCCATCTAAAAAATATTTAAAAGGTGGCGTATATAACCATTTGAATACGATTCTCTTTGTTAGTAATGGGTACGGAACAACATTGATACCACTTCGTTTCCGAGCACCTGCTCAAACACATATCATTACATTGTGCGGAGGGAAATGA
- a CDS encoding MerR family transcriptional regulator: MPTLSGKYNIKAVSNIIGVQPSTLRAWERRYQIIAPKRNQAGHRLYTEEHIQILKWLMEKVSSGMMIGQAVQLLEENRLPSTVQKEIHFDKEVVLVDDLLQALLKFDEITIAALLNEAFSIYSTEKVVASIVLRVTDKLLTSKNNNEISMVQFQYALSFLQTRLGMVYHNASMFSSLHKVIVLEKNALKGFIFSTYLRLKGYEAIYIRTSLAEDGMLSAVEEIQPKYVFVSFADEQDMKKTMNFINLLQEKRESLSVGFIGKLGVLNQLDIETILIGDTKEEWDEWLKISE; the protein is encoded by the coding sequence ATGCCAACTCTTAGTGGGAAATATAATATAAAAGCTGTTTCGAATATAATTGGAGTTCAGCCGAGCACGCTTCGTGCATGGGAAAGACGATATCAAATTATTGCCCCAAAGCGAAATCAAGCTGGGCATCGTTTATATACAGAAGAGCATATTCAAATTTTAAAATGGTTAATGGAAAAAGTTTCTTCCGGCATGATGATTGGACAAGCAGTTCAGTTATTAGAAGAGAATCGTTTGCCGAGTACAGTTCAAAAAGAGATACATTTCGATAAAGAAGTTGTTTTAGTGGACGATTTGCTACAAGCTTTGTTAAAATTTGATGAAATTACAATTGCTGCATTATTAAACGAAGCTTTTAGTATATATTCAACAGAAAAGGTTGTTGCTAGTATCGTTCTTCGAGTGACAGACAAATTATTAACGTCAAAAAATAATAATGAGATTTCAATGGTGCAATTCCAATATGCACTATCATTTTTACAAACGCGTCTAGGGATGGTGTATCACAATGCCTCAATGTTTTCCTCTTTACACAAAGTTATTGTGTTAGAAAAGAATGCATTGAAAGGATTTATTTTTTCAACTTATTTACGCTTAAAAGGATATGAGGCGATATATATTAGGACAAGCTTAGCTGAAGATGGTATGTTGTCAGCGGTAGAGGAAATACAGCCGAAATATGTATTTGTATCTTTTGCTGACGAACAAGATATGAAAAAGACGATGAACTTTATAAATTTATTACAAGAAAAAAGGGAATCTCTTTCTGTTGGATTTATCGGAAAGCTAGGCGTTCTAAACCAGTTGGACATTGAAACAATCTTAATTGGTGATACGAAAGAAGAATGGGATGAATGGTTAAAAATATCGGAATAG
- a CDS encoding genetic competence negative regulator — protein sequence MRLERLNYNKIKIFLTFDDLSERGLTKEDLWRNAPKVQQLFRDMMQEANKELGFEADGPIAVEVFSLQAQGMVVIVTKENQEMDTDDEFRDEFIEMQVTLDESEHILYEFATLDDVINLSNRLYNLGVTGGKLYTWDERFYLWVEEEEQIQLLKADFIAILAEYGNPSTATIYRIMEYGKELMDVNAIEQIHNYFVKKQNLS from the coding sequence ATGAGGCTGGAACGATTAAATTACAATAAGATAAAAATTTTTCTAACATTTGATGATTTATCTGAACGAGGATTAACGAAAGAAGATTTATGGAGAAATGCGCCGAAAGTACAGCAATTATTTCGTGATATGATGCAAGAAGCAAATAAGGAATTAGGATTTGAAGCAGATGGTCCGATTGCAGTTGAAGTGTTTTCTCTACAAGCACAAGGGATGGTTGTAATTGTAACGAAAGAAAATCAAGAAATGGATACAGATGATGAGTTCCGTGACGAGTTTATTGAAATGCAAGTGACTCTAGATGAAAGTGAGCATATATTATATGAGTTTGCTACGCTAGATGACGTAATTAACCTGTCAAATCGCTTATATAACCTTGGTGTAACTGGCGGAAAGCTATATACGTGGGATGAGCGCTTCTATCTTTGGGTGGAAGAAGAGGAACAAATTCAATTGTTAAAGGCGGATTTTATAGCTATTTTAGCGGAATACGGTAATCCGTCTACAGCAACCATTTATCGCATCATGGAGTACGGTAAAGAATTAATGGATGTTAACGCGATAGAACAAATACACAATTACTTTGTGAAAAAACAAAACCTCAGCTAA
- the gudB gene encoding NAD-specific glutamate dehydrogenase, translating into MVAEKGTQTKTQQQREQHFELLNSTQIVISEALEKLGYPNEVYELLKEPIRMMTVKIPVRMDDGTVKIFTGYRAQHNDAVGPTKGGIRFHPNVTENEVKALSIWMSLKCGIVDLPYGGGKGGIICDPREMSFRELERLSRGYVRAISQIVGPTKDIPAPDVFTNSQIMAWMMDEYSRIDEFNSPGFITGKPLVLGGSHGRETATAKGVTICIREAAKKRGIDIKGARVVVQGFGNAGSFLAKFMHDAGAKVIAISDAYGALHDPNGLDIDYLLDRRDSFGTVTKLFNNTISNKELLELDCDILVPAAIENQITEENANDIKAKIVVEAANGPTTLEATKILTDRGILLVPDVLASAGGVTVSYFEWVQNNQGYYWTEEEVEQRLEKVMVRSFDSIYETAQVRKVNMRLAAYMVGVRKMAEASRFRGWV; encoded by the coding sequence ATGGTAGCCGAAAAGGGAACTCAAACAAAAACACAACAACAAAGGGAACAACATTTTGAACTATTGAATTCAACACAAATTGTTATTAGTGAAGCGTTAGAAAAATTGGGTTATCCAAACGAAGTATATGAATTATTAAAAGAACCAATTCGTATGATGACAGTGAAAATACCAGTTCGTATGGATGACGGGACTGTTAAAATATTTACAGGATATCGTGCACAACATAATGATGCTGTTGGTCCAACGAAAGGTGGAATTCGCTTCCATCCGAATGTAACAGAAAATGAAGTGAAAGCACTTTCAATCTGGATGAGTTTAAAATGTGGTATTGTTGATTTACCATATGGTGGAGGTAAGGGTGGAATTATCTGTGATCCACGTGAAATGTCATTCCGTGAGTTAGAAAGATTAAGCCGCGGTTATGTACGAGCAATTAGCCAAATCGTAGGTCCGACGAAAGATATTCCAGCTCCAGATGTATTCACAAACTCTCAAATTATGGCATGGATGATGGATGAGTATAGCCGTATTGATGAATTTAATTCACCAGGATTTATTACAGGTAAACCGCTTGTATTAGGTGGATCACATGGACGTGAAACAGCAACAGCGAAAGGTGTGACAATTTGTATTCGCGAAGCTGCGAAAAAACGTGGCATTGATATTAAGGGTGCACGCGTTGTTGTTCAAGGATTCGGTAATGCTGGTAGCTTCTTAGCTAAATTTATGCATGATGCAGGTGCGAAAGTTATTGCAATCTCAGATGCTTACGGCGCGTTACATGATCCAAACGGATTAGATATTGATTATTTATTAGACCGTCGTGATAGCTTCGGTACAGTAACAAAGCTATTTAACAATACAATTTCAAACAAAGAATTGTTAGAGCTTGATTGCGATATTTTAGTTCCAGCTGCAATTGAGAACCAAATTACAGAAGAAAATGCTAATGATATTAAAGCGAAAATCGTTGTTGAAGCTGCAAATGGTCCAACAACATTAGAAGCGACTAAAATTTTAACAGATCGCGGAATTTTACTTGTTCCAGACGTGTTAGCAAGTGCTGGTGGTGTAACAGTATCTTACTTTGAGTGGGTACAAAATAACCAAGGTTACTACTGGACTGAAGAAGAAGTAGAACAACGTTTAGAAAAAGTAATGGTAAGATCATTTGATTCTATTTATGAAACAGCACAAGTTCGTAAAGTGAACATGCGCTTAGCGGCGTACATGGTTGGTGTTCGTAAAATGGCTGAAGCAAGCCGCTTCAGAGGTTGGGTATAA
- a CDS encoding DUF3961 domain-containing protein: MMKMTVDQRFMMPADVVERVEVLRNKQSKRGTLLQSVNKFFGLDTKEDCVWFYGFYGVAVSILLFMVFTSNIFDFLFA; this comes from the coding sequence ATGATGAAAATGACAGTAGACCAAAGATTTATGATGCCAGCAGATGTTGTAGAGCGAGTGGAAGTATTACGAAACAAACAAAGCAAGCGTGGCACATTATTACAATCGGTAAATAAATTTTTCGGTTTAGATACGAAAGAAGATTGTGTTTGGTTTTACGGTTTTTATGGAGTGGCTGTAAGTATCTTGTTGTTTATGGTGTTCACTTCAAATATTTTCGATTTTCTCTTCGCGTAA
- a CDS encoding peptidoglycan recognition protein family protein: MAMFPIERNYIGYGSSRPGIPLTKVRFIVSHDTGNPGSNAIGNRDYFNELQPKASAHTFIDDKTILEIIPINEVAYHVRYGVPTDNDLYGYDANKAAIGVELCYGGDVNFWEAYNRFTWYHAYLCQNFGLNPKKDIVSHKTLDPARKIDPENVLGKQGIKFQQFLADVYRMYVSFR, from the coding sequence ATGGCAATGTTTCCTATAGAGCGCAACTATATTGGATATGGAAGTTCACGACCAGGGATTCCTCTGACTAAAGTTAGATTTATTGTAAGCCATGATACGGGGAATCCTGGAAGCAATGCGATAGGAAATCGAGATTACTTTAATGAATTACAACCGAAAGCTTCGGCGCATACATTTATAGATGATAAAACAATATTGGAGATTATTCCTATAAATGAAGTTGCGTATCATGTTCGATATGGTGTGCCGACGGATAATGACTTATATGGCTATGACGCGAATAAGGCGGCCATTGGAGTGGAACTTTGTTATGGCGGTGATGTTAACTTTTGGGAAGCATATAATCGTTTTACATGGTATCATGCGTATTTATGCCAAAACTTTGGCTTAAATCCGAAAAAAGATATCGTGTCACATAAAACGCTTGATCCAGCTAGAAAGATTGATCCTGAGAATGTATTAGGGAAACAAGGTATTAAATTTCAGCAGTTTTTAGCAGATGTCTATCGGATGTACGTTTCGTTTAGATGA
- a CDS encoding YpdA family putative bacillithiol disulfide reductase, whose product MQKETVIIIGGGPCGLAAAISLQKVGINPLVIEKGNIVNAIYNYPTHQTFFSSSEKLEIGDVAFITENRKPVRNQALAYYREVVKRKSVRVNAFERVEKVQKDGEVFQVETTKRDGSKEIYIAKYIVVATGYYDNPNYMNVPGEELKKVAHYFKEGHPYFDRDVVVIGGKNSSVDAALELVKSGARVTVLYRGSEYSPSIKPWILPEFEALVRNGTIQMHFGAHVKEITEHTLTFTVDGEAFTIKNNFVFAMTGYHPDHSFLTKMGVQIDEETGRPIYTEDRMETNAENIFIAGVIAAGNNANEIFIENGRFHGDAIAQTIALREK is encoded by the coding sequence ATGCAGAAAGAAACAGTTATTATAATCGGAGGCGGTCCGTGCGGATTAGCGGCTGCAATTTCGTTGCAAAAGGTTGGGATAAATCCGTTAGTAATTGAAAAAGGAAACATTGTAAATGCCATTTATAATTATCCAACTCATCAAACATTTTTCTCTTCGAGTGAAAAATTAGAAATTGGTGATGTAGCTTTTATTACAGAAAATCGTAAGCCAGTTCGAAATCAAGCGCTTGCGTATTATCGTGAAGTAGTAAAACGTAAATCTGTACGTGTAAATGCTTTTGAGCGAGTGGAGAAAGTTCAAAAAGATGGAGAAGTTTTTCAGGTTGAGACGACAAAGCGTGACGGAAGTAAAGAAATATATATAGCGAAATATATTGTTGTAGCAACTGGATATTATGATAATCCAAATTATATGAATGTTCCAGGTGAGGAATTGAAGAAAGTAGCTCACTATTTTAAAGAGGGGCATCCTTATTTTGATCGAGATGTAGTAGTTATAGGTGGGAAAAACTCGAGTGTAGATGCCGCGTTAGAACTTGTTAAATCTGGTGCACGTGTAACGGTACTGTATCGTGGAAGTGAGTATTCACCAAGCATAAAGCCTTGGATTTTGCCGGAATTTGAGGCGTTAGTACGAAATGGTACAATTCAAATGCATTTTGGGGCTCATGTGAAAGAAATTACTGAGCATACATTAACGTTTACAGTTGATGGTGAAGCTTTTACAATCAAAAACAATTTTGTATTTGCGATGACTGGTTATCATCCTGATCATAGCTTCTTAACGAAGATGGGTGTTCAGATTGATGAAGAAACAGGACGTCCAATTTATACAGAGGATAGAATGGAAACGAATGCTGAAAATATTTTCATTGCAGGTGTCATTGCTGCTGGAAATAATGCAAATGAAATATTTATCGAGAACGGTAGATTTCATGGAGATGCGATTGCGCAAACCATTGCATTAAGAGAAAAATAA
- the ansA gene encoding asparaginase encodes MKRILVLHTGGTIAMEEDKETGVVQPGEKNPLLKFIPDLEGDVDLIVEDVFHLPSPHMTPSEMLQLQVIIDERVKQDNIHGVVITHGTDTLEETAYFLDLTVQATIPIVVTGAMRSSNELGADGLYNFLSAVKVASCDEAAEKGVLVVLNDEIHCATNVTKTHTSNVATFQSPQYGPIGMVTKRGVVFHHALVHHETYTINKVSKNVVVLKAYAGMDDTLLAAIENLPVDGIVIEALGQGNLPPRTLPSLERLLNKGIPVVLVSRCFNGIVQDVYSYEGGGKHLKDMGIVFTYGLNAQKARIKLLVALENTNSHESIQNMFMHE; translated from the coding sequence TTGAAAAGAATCCTAGTTTTACACACAGGTGGAACAATTGCAATGGAGGAAGATAAAGAAACTGGGGTCGTACAACCAGGTGAAAAAAATCCTCTTTTAAAATTCATTCCTGATTTAGAAGGCGATGTTGATTTAATCGTTGAAGATGTGTTCCATCTACCATCTCCTCATATGACACCGAGCGAAATGTTACAATTACAAGTCATCATTGATGAAAGAGTAAAACAAGACAACATTCATGGCGTAGTCATTACGCATGGCACGGATACATTAGAAGAAACAGCTTATTTCTTAGATTTAACAGTACAAGCAACTATTCCGATCGTAGTGACAGGTGCAATGCGCTCTAGCAATGAGTTAGGTGCTGATGGTCTATATAACTTCTTATCAGCTGTAAAAGTTGCTAGTTGTGATGAAGCTGCAGAAAAAGGTGTTTTAGTCGTATTAAATGACGAAATTCATTGCGCTACAAATGTAACGAAAACACATACAAGTAATGTCGCAACATTCCAAAGCCCACAATACGGACCAATTGGAATGGTAACAAAACGCGGCGTTGTCTTCCATCACGCTTTAGTACATCACGAAACATATACGATAAACAAAGTGTCTAAAAATGTAGTTGTTCTAAAAGCATATGCTGGCATGGATGATACATTATTAGCAGCAATCGAAAATCTTCCTGTAGACGGCATTGTTATCGAAGCTCTTGGACAAGGTAATCTCCCTCCGAGAACACTACCTAGCCTAGAAAGATTATTAAATAAAGGTATTCCTGTCGTATTAGTTTCTCGCTGTTTCAACGGTATCGTTCAAGACGTATATTCGTATGAAGGTGGCGGTAAACACTTAAAAGATATGGGCATTGTATTCACATACGGCTTAAATGCACAAAAAGCACGCATTAAATTGCTTGTTGCATTAGAGAATACAAATTCTCATGAATCCATTCAAAATATGTTTATGCACGAATAA
- a CDS encoding YpfB family protein has protein sequence MKKMERIFIRILIIQFICLSVVQLLFIHKSSVKYLSKIVYYEGVMVKNKMEILQVNR, from the coding sequence GTGAAAAAGATGGAGAGAATTTTTATTCGTATATTAATAATACAATTCATTTGTCTTTCTGTTGTGCAATTGTTATTTATACATAAGTCATCAGTGAAATATTTATCTAAAATTGTTTATTATGAGGGTGTCATGGTAAAAAACAAAATGGAAATCTTGCAGGTGAATAGGTAG
- the cmk gene encoding (d)CMP kinase: MDKRISIAIDGPAAAGKSTVAKVVAKELSYVYIDTGAMYRTLTYAALEQKVDVENEEQLMEVVKNVNIEFQQGDNTQLVFLNGQDVSEVIRTPDVTNRVSIVAKHRLVREEMVRRQQELAKKGGVVMDGRDIGTHVLPDAEVKIFMLASVEERAERRHLENLNKGFDSNLEQLKEEIAQRDKLDSEREVSPLKKADDALELDTTSLSIEEVVQKIMSIVSGVFAK, from the coding sequence ATGGATAAACGAATTTCAATTGCTATAGATGGTCCAGCAGCTGCTGGGAAAAGTACAGTGGCAAAAGTTGTTGCGAAGGAACTTTCTTACGTTTATATTGATACAGGCGCAATGTACCGTACGCTTACATATGCAGCCCTTGAACAAAAAGTAGACGTTGAAAATGAAGAGCAGTTAATGGAAGTTGTAAAGAATGTAAATATTGAGTTTCAGCAAGGAGACAATACACAGCTTGTATTTTTAAATGGACAAGATGTTTCTGAAGTAATTCGTACACCTGATGTGACGAATCGAGTATCTATTGTAGCGAAACATCGCCTTGTTCGTGAAGAAATGGTACGTCGTCAGCAAGAGTTAGCGAAAAAAGGCGGCGTTGTAATGGACGGCCGTGATATTGGTACACATGTATTACCGGATGCTGAAGTGAAAATCTTTATGCTTGCTTCTGTTGAAGAAAGAGCGGAAAGAAGACATTTAGAAAATTTAAATAAAGGTTTCGATTCTAATTTAGAGCAGTTAAAAGAAGAAATTGCTCAGCGTGATAAATTAGATTCAGAACGCGAAGTTTCTCCACTAAAAAAGGCTGATGATGCATTGGAATTAGATACGACTTCTTTATCAATTGAAGAAGTTGTCCAAAAAATTATGAGCATTGTTTCTGGAGTGTTTGCGAAATAA